A region of Micromonospora chokoriensis DNA encodes the following proteins:
- a CDS encoding sensor histidine kinase has translation MRRRLVISYLLLMVLVLIALETPLAATMASRETERVRADRLADATRFASLAGPALRDGGPGPIESELNSYDNLYAIGVAVVDRDRSTPVSSPRWQPSPGTAMVLDIALSGQQTSAPESIWPWTTAPVVVAAPINDGGEVLGAVVIASPSGPIRRAVAAWWLLLALAGLLAVLACVLTAFGLAGWVLRPVTELDAVTHEIAEGDRGARVQHRLGPPELRRLATSFNHMADVVSDVMDRQRAFVAHASHQLRNPLTALRLRVEELGPSLTDPDGRSEHQLALEETDRLALVLDALLTLARAEREENERVTVDAAAVAASRVSAWAPLARHRSVALRLATSDAPVYARTVPTAVDQALDALIDNAVKFSGAGGAVTVTVDRRDDGVSLEVRDSGPGMTESQLRQATERFWRAPDAQNVDGAGLGLTIAAVLVDASDGRLTMRPGESRGLVAALWFPAAEPDPAAEPVDEEPAADLRPAPAR, from the coding sequence GTGCGCCGCCGACTGGTGATCAGCTACCTGCTGCTGATGGTCCTCGTCCTCATCGCCCTGGAGACACCGCTGGCCGCCACGATGGCCAGCCGGGAGACCGAACGGGTGCGTGCCGACCGGCTCGCCGACGCCACCCGGTTCGCCTCGCTGGCCGGCCCGGCGTTGCGCGACGGCGGACCGGGCCCGATCGAGTCGGAGCTGAACAGCTACGACAACCTGTACGCGATCGGCGTGGCGGTCGTCGACCGGGACCGGAGCACCCCCGTCTCGTCGCCGAGGTGGCAGCCCAGCCCGGGGACGGCGATGGTCCTGGACATCGCGCTGTCCGGGCAGCAGACCAGTGCCCCCGAGTCGATCTGGCCCTGGACGACCGCCCCGGTGGTGGTGGCCGCGCCGATCAACGACGGCGGTGAGGTGCTCGGCGCGGTGGTGATCGCGTCGCCGTCCGGCCCGATCCGGCGAGCTGTCGCCGCGTGGTGGCTGCTGCTCGCCCTGGCCGGTCTGCTCGCCGTGCTGGCCTGCGTGCTCACCGCGTTCGGGCTGGCCGGTTGGGTGCTGCGCCCGGTCACCGAACTGGACGCCGTCACCCACGAGATCGCCGAGGGCGACCGTGGCGCCCGGGTGCAGCACCGCCTGGGCCCTCCGGAGCTACGCCGCCTCGCCACCAGTTTCAACCACATGGCCGACGTGGTGTCCGACGTGATGGACCGTCAGCGCGCCTTCGTCGCGCACGCCAGCCACCAGCTACGCAACCCGCTCACCGCGCTGCGGCTGCGGGTGGAGGAGCTGGGCCCCAGCCTCACCGACCCGGACGGCCGGTCCGAGCACCAGCTGGCCCTGGAGGAGACCGACCGGCTGGCGTTGGTGCTCGACGCGTTGCTCACCCTCGCCCGGGCCGAACGGGAGGAGAACGAGCGGGTCACGGTGGACGCCGCCGCGGTGGCCGCGTCCCGGGTGTCCGCGTGGGCGCCGCTGGCCCGGCACCGTTCGGTCGCCCTGCGGTTGGCCACGAGCGACGCCCCGGTGTACGCCCGGACCGTGCCGACCGCCGTCGACCAGGCGCTGGACGCGTTGATCGACAACGCGGTGAAGTTCAGCGGGGCGGGCGGAGCGGTCACGGTGACCGTGGACCGCCGCGACGACGGGGTGTCCCTGGAGGTGCGGGACTCCGGCCCGGGCATGACCGAGAGTCAGCTCCGGCAGGCGACCGAGCGGTTCTGGCGAGCGCCGGACGCGCAGAACGTGGACGGCGCGGGGCTGGGCCTCACCATCGCCGCCGTGCTGGTGGACGCCTCCGACGGACGGCTCACCATGCGCCCGGGGGAGTCGCGCGGGCTGGTCGCCGCCCTGTGGTTCCCGGCGGCGGAACCCGACCCGGCGGCGGAGCCGGTGGACGAGGAACCGGCCGCCGACCTGCGGCCCGCCCCGGCGCGCTGA
- a CDS encoding ABC transporter permease: MATTALVDPDTGLTQAQLAARHGLRVAGERPSVVEYSRRLWAYRHFIAAYANAKLVASYSNAKLGQLWQVLTPLTNAAVYYLIFGVVLAQNDMPNYIAYLTTGLFIFNFTQSAVLAGTQAISSNLGLIRALHFPRASLPLSTTLTQFQQLLASMVVLIGIVLVTGEPITLQWLLLIPALFLQAIFNAGVVLLVARMGSKASDLKQVMPFVLRTWMYGSGVLYNVSLFERLPAWATTLVQYNPLLVYIELARYALLEEAPLLNESLTQLWLVGAGWALVAGIGGFIYFWRGEQEYGRG; the protein is encoded by the coding sequence ATGGCCACCACCGCGCTGGTCGACCCCGACACGGGCCTGACCCAGGCGCAGCTGGCCGCTCGACACGGGCTGAGGGTCGCCGGTGAGCGCCCCAGCGTCGTCGAGTACAGCCGCCGACTATGGGCGTACCGGCACTTCATCGCCGCGTACGCCAACGCCAAACTGGTCGCCTCGTACAGCAACGCCAAGCTGGGTCAGCTCTGGCAGGTGCTCACCCCGCTCACCAACGCGGCGGTCTACTACCTGATCTTCGGGGTGGTGCTGGCACAGAACGACATGCCGAACTACATCGCCTACCTGACCACCGGGCTGTTCATCTTCAACTTCACCCAGAGCGCGGTCCTGGCCGGCACCCAGGCGATCAGCAGCAACCTGGGGCTGATCCGGGCGCTGCACTTCCCCCGGGCCAGCCTGCCGCTGTCCACCACGTTGACGCAGTTCCAGCAACTGCTGGCCTCGATGGTGGTGTTGATCGGCATCGTGCTGGTCACCGGCGAGCCGATCACGCTGCAGTGGTTGCTGCTGATACCGGCCCTGTTCCTGCAGGCGATCTTCAACGCCGGCGTGGTGCTGCTGGTGGCCCGGATGGGTTCCAAGGCGAGCGACCTCAAGCAGGTCATGCCGTTCGTCCTGCGCACCTGGATGTACGGCTCCGGCGTCCTCTACAACGTCAGCCTGTTCGAGCGGCTGCCGGCCTGGGCGACGACGCTGGTGCAGTACAACCCGTTGCTGGTCTACATCGAGCTGGCGCGGTACGCGCTGCTCGAGGAGGCGCCGCTGCTCAACGAGTCGCTGACCCAGCTCTGGCTGGTCGGGGCCGGGTGGGCCCTGGTCGCCGGGATCGGCGGTTTCATCTACTTCTGGCGGGGCGAACAGGAGTACGGCCGTGGCTGA
- a CDS encoding ABC transporter ATP-binding protein, with protein sequence MTPTQERIPTVVVDDAHIIYRVHQGAGGGTTPVAALRRLVKRTSAPNIREVHAVKGISFTAYRGEAIGLIGTNGSGKSTILRAIAGLLPVNRGAIYTQGQPSLLGVNAALLNDLSGERNVTLGCLAMGMHPDDVARQAAGIIEFSGINERGDFASLPMRTYSSGMAARLRFSIAAAKKHDVLLIDEALATGDKGFRKRSEQRVRELREGAGTVFLVSHQLSSVRDTCERTIWLESGVLRMDGPTDEVVRAYEAYANSK encoded by the coding sequence ATGACGCCGACGCAGGAGCGCATCCCGACCGTCGTCGTCGACGACGCGCACATCATCTACCGGGTGCACCAGGGCGCCGGCGGCGGCACCACACCGGTCGCCGCGCTGCGCCGACTGGTCAAGCGCACCTCCGCGCCGAACATCCGGGAGGTGCACGCGGTCAAGGGCATCTCCTTCACCGCGTACCGGGGTGAGGCGATCGGGCTGATCGGCACCAACGGCTCCGGCAAGTCCACCATCCTGCGGGCCATCGCCGGGCTGCTGCCGGTCAACCGGGGCGCGATCTACACCCAGGGGCAGCCGTCGCTGCTGGGCGTGAACGCCGCCCTGCTCAACGACCTCTCCGGCGAGCGGAACGTCACCCTCGGCTGCCTGGCCATGGGCATGCATCCCGACGACGTCGCCCGGCAGGCCGCGGGCATCATCGAGTTCTCCGGGATCAACGAGCGGGGCGACTTCGCCAGCCTGCCGATGCGGACGTACTCCTCCGGCATGGCGGCCCGGCTACGGTTCTCCATCGCCGCCGCCAAGAAGCACGACGTGCTGCTCATCGACGAGGCGCTCGCCACCGGCGACAAGGGCTTCCGCAAGCGCAGTGAGCAGCGGGTGCGGGAGTTGCGCGAGGGCGCGGGCACGGTGTTCCTGGTCAGCCACCAGCTCTCCTCCGTACGGGACACCTGCGAGCGGACGATCTGGCTGGAATCGGGCGTCCTGCGGATGGACGGCCCCACCGACGAGGTCGTCCGGGCCTACGAGGCGTACGCCAACAGCAAGTAG
- a CDS encoding response regulator transcription factor: MRILLVEDDRRVAGALSSALTRRGYEVEHAATVAAALSAAPCDLVLLDLTLPDGDGTDLCRELRRRSSQLGIIAVTARGEERDRVLGLRLGADDYVVKPFSMVELQARIEAVLRRAANAAPERHLIEAGSVRIDVAARTVTVDGRAVTLTRKEFDVLLSLARQPGVAVPRDRILLDAWGTTWADRHTVEVHVGSLRGKLGDARLVETVRGVGYRLRDA, from the coding sequence GTGCGGATCCTGCTGGTGGAGGACGACCGCCGGGTCGCCGGTGCGCTCTCCTCCGCCCTGACCCGCCGTGGGTACGAGGTGGAGCACGCGGCAACCGTCGCGGCCGCGCTCTCCGCAGCCCCGTGTGACCTGGTGCTGCTCGACCTGACCCTGCCCGACGGCGACGGCACGGACCTGTGCCGGGAGCTGCGCCGCCGCAGCAGCCAGCTCGGCATCATCGCGGTGACCGCGCGGGGTGAGGAGCGGGACCGGGTGCTCGGTCTGCGCCTCGGCGCGGACGACTACGTCGTCAAGCCGTTCTCGATGGTGGAGTTGCAGGCCCGGATCGAGGCGGTGCTGCGCCGGGCGGCCAACGCCGCGCCGGAGCGACACCTCATCGAGGCCGGGTCGGTACGCATCGACGTGGCCGCCCGGACGGTGACCGTGGACGGCCGCGCCGTCACCCTGACCCGCAAGGAGTTCGACGTCCTGCTCTCGCTGGCCCGCCAGCCCGGGGTGGCGGTGCCGCGCGATCGCATCCTGCTCGACGCGTGGGGCACCACCTGGGCCGATCGGCACACGGTCGAGGTGCACGTCGGGTCGCTGCGCGGCAAGCTCGGTGACGCCCGCCTGGTGGAGACCGTCCGCGGCGTCGGCTACCGGCTGCGTGACGCGTGA
- a CDS encoding DUF6077 domain-containing protein, whose protein sequence is MTQVEDAVATPAPTDQRYAGARSGGSSRRGLIGRLNAAVAGLPVVFTDAAVVSFAIWTLLYHLNLGLNLRPSVVFLIWVILQPVAAYGAWRLRRRDVAARPAETDDAVTSPTDAPADRASLLRRYALPVATAVGAAAFAAFGKGLLSWWLAAGLGLVAVVSAWLALPRADRSAGAVPAASVRATTPVQGYVVLVVSLAAAYFGTLINRVSLDDVFYVGKSVWVAERDTIPFRDFLFTEGVLPGGSANPPLPSFEVFVGALARALHVHTGSVLWYLLLPVLAVFAVLALWRLVQRWAPRRPLVVFGVAAAYILLVAYYADALNTYHLPRLTQGKSVFLHALIPLAWVYLTDYLEHRSRRALVLLTLLSVASVGYTTTAVFLLPLLAGAAGVALLVTRRVREAVLCFLAASAYPLLSGVLVQVLRGGVEEAAATYAPLQELRTIYELTLWLGILGLIGGLAVWWSPLVIRRGVPQQLAVGAALAVTVLMVPGVLKLGGDLSGLTAVLWRVPWILPVPALVGLLAVVRLPGPARVNQVLAVVLPVLLVFVFYTQGKPMWYGGKALEDGPTWRMPENRKAASFWIRNLDRPAGLVLAPSSVMRSLPMVTTEVRVVLPRDLYLTDYGPQTQFATDRLLLATFADGQPVTPGGQAVSIPDVAAAMDRVGVGMVCAWKGNTAVPAAAPTLGLEPLASRKAPGAMVCYRVGAPGGS, encoded by the coding sequence GTGACGCAAGTGGAAGACGCTGTGGCGACGCCAGCGCCAACCGACCAGAGGTACGCCGGTGCTCGTTCCGGCGGCAGCAGCCGGCGCGGTCTGATCGGGCGGCTCAACGCCGCGGTGGCGGGGTTGCCCGTCGTCTTCACCGACGCGGCGGTCGTCAGCTTCGCCATCTGGACGCTGCTCTACCACCTCAACCTCGGCCTCAACCTGCGTCCGTCCGTCGTCTTCCTGATCTGGGTGATCCTGCAACCGGTCGCGGCGTACGGCGCCTGGAGGTTGCGTCGTCGGGACGTGGCCGCACGGCCCGCCGAGACCGACGACGCGGTGACCAGCCCGACCGACGCTCCCGCCGACCGTGCGTCGCTGCTGCGTCGGTACGCCCTGCCGGTCGCCACCGCGGTCGGCGCCGCCGCCTTCGCCGCCTTCGGTAAGGGGTTGCTGAGCTGGTGGTTGGCGGCCGGGCTCGGTCTGGTCGCGGTGGTGTCCGCGTGGCTGGCGCTGCCCCGCGCCGACAGGTCGGCCGGCGCGGTCCCCGCCGCGTCCGTCCGGGCGACCACTCCGGTGCAGGGGTACGTGGTCCTCGTGGTCTCCCTGGCTGCCGCGTACTTCGGCACGCTGATCAACCGGGTGTCCCTCGACGACGTCTTCTACGTGGGCAAGTCGGTGTGGGTGGCCGAGCGGGACACCATCCCGTTCCGGGACTTCCTGTTCACCGAGGGCGTGCTGCCGGGCGGTTCGGCGAACCCGCCGCTGCCCTCGTTCGAGGTGTTCGTCGGGGCGCTGGCCCGTGCGCTGCACGTGCACACCGGGTCGGTGCTCTGGTACCTCCTGCTGCCGGTGCTGGCCGTCTTCGCGGTCCTCGCCCTGTGGCGTCTCGTGCAGCGGTGGGCGCCGCGTCGTCCGCTGGTCGTGTTCGGAGTGGCGGCGGCCTACATCCTGCTCGTGGCGTACTACGCCGACGCCCTGAACACCTACCACCTGCCCCGGCTCACCCAGGGCAAGAGCGTCTTCCTGCACGCGCTGATCCCTCTCGCCTGGGTGTACCTCACCGACTACCTGGAGCACCGCTCCCGGCGGGCGTTGGTCCTGCTCACGTTGCTCTCGGTCGCCAGCGTCGGCTACACCACCACCGCCGTGTTCCTGCTGCCGTTGCTGGCCGGGGCGGCCGGCGTGGCGCTGCTGGTCACCCGGCGGGTGCGGGAGGCCGTCCTGTGCTTCCTGGCCGCCTCGGCCTATCCGCTGCTGTCCGGCGTGCTCGTCCAGGTGCTGCGCGGCGGCGTGGAGGAGGCCGCGGCGACGTACGCCCCGTTGCAGGAGCTGCGGACCATCTACGAGCTGACCCTGTGGCTCGGCATCCTCGGTCTGATCGGTGGGCTCGCCGTCTGGTGGTCGCCGCTCGTGATCCGGCGTGGCGTCCCCCAGCAGCTCGCCGTCGGCGCCGCGTTGGCGGTGACGGTCCTCATGGTGCCCGGGGTGTTGAAGCTCGGCGGTGACCTGAGCGGTCTGACGGCGGTGCTCTGGCGGGTGCCGTGGATCCTGCCGGTCCCGGCGCTCGTCGGTCTCCTCGCCGTTGTCCGGCTGCCGGGACCGGCCCGGGTGAACCAGGTCCTCGCCGTCGTCCTGCCGGTGCTGCTGGTGTTCGTCTTCTACACCCAGGGCAAGCCGATGTGGTACGGCGGTAAGGCGCTCGAGGACGGCCCGACCTGGCGGATGCCGGAGAACCGCAAGGCCGCCTCGTTCTGGATCAGGAACCTGGACCGCCCCGCCGGCCTGGTGCTCGCCCCGTCGTCGGTCATGCGGTCACTTCCGATGGTCACCACGGAGGTGCGGGTGGTGCTACCGCGTGACCTCTACCTCACCGACTACGGCCCGCAGACCCAGTTCGCCACCGACCGGCTGCTGCTCGCGACGTTCGCCGACGGGCAGCCCGTGACCCCTGGCGGGCAGGCCGTGTCCATCCCCGACGTCGCCGCGGCGATGGACCGGGTGGGCGTGGGCATGGTCTGCGCGTGGAAGGGCAACACCGCCGTCCCCGCCGCCGCCCCGACCCTCGGCCTGGAACCCTTGGCGTCGCGCAAGGCGCCCGGTGCCATGGTCTGTTACCGCGTCGGCGCCCCCGGCGGATCGTGA
- a CDS encoding CDP-glycerol glycerophosphotransferase family protein, whose translation MFGTLSGRIGVAAGAALLVLAYLVMLVAGALGWVALFVVAGLAAVFGDFFLARWSPASHVLLEKAGLHWSYRQLTRDLAAVLLVVAEVRLSGGELSLLLVLPAVVWVASVFAGALSIMVERRNPTSALVRNIELGPLRAAPRPPAWVTAVTGDRMPLLNLLLVPAAVAAAVQHDATPFLAAGTVAVVATGVVAAVLALTWLRGRGAPQAPLLPAVQRWMDTYRPEVALYFAGPAKDVYQANMWLAPAEALHQRAVVLMRSREAFLELADTRLPVICVPAGVDFMNLDLGGIRAALYAANVGANIHMLREPATKHVFVGHGDSDKQASVNPYSKVYDEVWVAGLAGRERYARAGVGVLDSDIVEIGRPQLAGVHTFGAESVDRPFTVLYAPTWEGWLDDDPYHTSLVLMGERIVKGLLATNSRLRLVYKPHPLTGSRSTKARAAHERIVAAIRAAGGDADASSLDGTAHLVVTGRTPALFDCFNQTDLLISDVSSVVSDFVQSQRPYVVANPAGLSEDDFRRDYPTARAAYLLSKDCGELEKIVSVTRAGDDPMTEARRELKTYLLGPAEANPMDRFQEEIDRLCR comes from the coding sequence TTGTTCGGCACGTTGTCAGGTCGGATCGGAGTGGCCGCCGGCGCGGCGCTGCTGGTGCTGGCCTACCTGGTCATGCTCGTCGCCGGCGCACTGGGCTGGGTGGCGCTGTTCGTGGTCGCCGGGCTGGCCGCCGTGTTCGGCGACTTCTTCCTCGCCCGCTGGTCTCCGGCATCGCACGTGCTGTTGGAGAAGGCGGGTCTGCACTGGTCGTACCGGCAACTGACCCGGGACCTCGCGGCGGTGCTGCTGGTCGTCGCGGAGGTGCGGCTCAGTGGCGGCGAGCTGAGCCTGCTGCTGGTGCTGCCGGCCGTGGTGTGGGTCGCGTCCGTCTTCGCCGGGGCGCTCTCCATCATGGTCGAGCGTCGTAACCCGACGTCCGCCCTGGTGCGCAACATCGAGCTGGGTCCGCTGCGCGCCGCCCCCCGGCCGCCGGCCTGGGTGACGGCGGTCACCGGTGACCGGATGCCGCTGCTCAACCTGCTGCTGGTGCCGGCCGCCGTGGCCGCCGCCGTGCAGCACGACGCGACGCCGTTCCTCGCCGCCGGCACTGTGGCGGTCGTCGCCACCGGTGTGGTGGCCGCCGTTCTGGCGCTGACCTGGCTGCGGGGCAGGGGCGCGCCGCAGGCGCCGCTGCTGCCCGCCGTCCAGCGGTGGATGGACACCTACCGACCCGAGGTGGCGCTCTACTTCGCGGGCCCGGCCAAGGACGTCTACCAGGCCAACATGTGGCTCGCCCCGGCAGAGGCGCTCCACCAGCGCGCGGTGGTCCTGATGCGCAGCCGCGAGGCGTTCCTGGAACTGGCCGACACCCGGCTGCCGGTCATCTGCGTACCGGCGGGTGTCGACTTCATGAACCTCGACCTGGGCGGCATCCGCGCGGCGCTGTACGCCGCGAACGTCGGCGCGAACATCCACATGCTTCGCGAGCCCGCCACGAAGCACGTCTTCGTCGGGCACGGTGACAGCGACAAGCAGGCCAGCGTCAACCCCTACAGCAAGGTGTACGACGAGGTCTGGGTCGCCGGGCTGGCCGGTCGGGAGCGGTACGCCCGCGCCGGCGTGGGGGTGCTCGACTCGGACATCGTCGAGATCGGTCGGCCGCAGCTCGCCGGGGTGCACACCTTCGGCGCCGAGTCGGTGGACCGGCCGTTCACCGTGCTCTACGCCCCCACCTGGGAGGGTTGGCTCGACGACGACCCATACCACACCTCGTTGGTGCTGATGGGTGAGCGGATCGTCAAGGGGCTGCTGGCCACGAACTCTCGGCTGCGACTGGTCTACAAGCCGCACCCGCTCACCGGGTCGCGGTCCACCAAGGCCAGGGCCGCACACGAGCGGATCGTCGCGGCCATCCGCGCCGCCGGCGGCGACGCGGACGCGTCCTCCCTGGACGGCACCGCGCACCTGGTGGTCACCGGTCGTACGCCGGCGTTGTTCGACTGCTTCAACCAGACGGACCTGCTGATCAGCGACGTGTCCAGCGTGGTCTCCGACTTCGTGCAGAGTCAGCGCCCGTACGTGGTGGCCAACCCGGCCGGTCTGTCCGAGGACGATTTCCGCCGGGACTACCCGACGGCCCGGGCCGCGTACCTGCTCTCGAAGGACTGCGGCGAGCTGGAGAAGATCGTGTCGGTGACCCGGGCCGGCGACGACCCGATGACCGAGGCCCGCCGGGAGCTGAAGACCTACCTGCTCGGCCCCGCCGAGGCGAACCCGATGGACCGGTTCCAGGAGGAGATCGACCGGCTCTGCCGCTGA
- a CDS encoding bifunctional cytidylyltransferase/SDR family oxidoreductase encodes MTQDQTTGPDAAAETPTPWRPSRTVAVVLAGGTGTRLGLGIPKQLLKIAGKPIIEHTLAVFEAAPEIDEIIVLMASGHVDDAQQIVDKAGLRKVTKVIEGGDTRNATTRIALDAVGPEDCNILFHDAVRPLLSGRIVRECVNALWTYDAVDVAIPSADTIIQVDDNDCITDIPVRSRLRRGQTPQAFRSPTIREAYRIAEGDPNFAATDDCGVVLRYLPGTPIKVIDGSDENIKVTHPVDVHLADKLFQLAAAQAPRLTDHRSYSEELTGRTIVVFGGSYGIGHELTELARRFGAQVFPFSRSSTGTHVERAEDVEAALTTAFEATGRIDHVVVTAGILERGELAEMDEETMDRVLQVNFVGPVTIARQALPYLQQTKGQLLLYTSSSYTRGRARYALYSATKAALVNLTQALADEWADVGVRVNCINPERTATPMRTRAFGEEPEHTLLAAEAVAQSSLDVLISDLTGQVIDVRRAPGDGVTPSVPAQGGPGQVETSADVASAN; translated from the coding sequence ATGACGCAGGACCAGACCACTGGCCCGGACGCCGCAGCGGAGACCCCGACGCCATGGCGGCCCTCGCGGACGGTGGCCGTGGTTCTGGCCGGCGGCACCGGGACCCGGCTGGGCCTCGGCATCCCGAAGCAGCTGCTGAAGATCGCCGGCAAGCCGATCATCGAGCACACCCTGGCGGTCTTCGAGGCGGCGCCCGAGATCGACGAGATCATCGTGCTGATGGCGTCCGGTCACGTCGACGACGCCCAGCAGATCGTCGACAAGGCCGGCCTGCGCAAGGTCACCAAGGTGATCGAGGGTGGCGACACCCGCAACGCCACCACCCGGATCGCCCTGGACGCGGTCGGCCCGGAGGACTGCAACATCCTCTTCCACGACGCGGTACGCCCGCTGCTCAGCGGCCGGATCGTGCGGGAGTGCGTCAACGCCCTCTGGACCTACGACGCCGTGGACGTGGCCATCCCCTCCGCGGACACGATCATCCAGGTGGACGACAACGACTGCATCACCGACATCCCGGTGCGGTCCCGGCTGCGCCGGGGGCAGACCCCACAGGCGTTCCGTTCCCCCACCATCCGTGAGGCGTACCGGATCGCCGAGGGTGACCCGAACTTCGCCGCCACCGACGACTGCGGCGTGGTGCTGCGCTACCTGCCCGGCACCCCGATCAAGGTGATCGACGGTTCGGACGAGAACATCAAGGTCACCCACCCGGTCGACGTGCACCTGGCCGACAAGCTCTTCCAACTCGCCGCGGCGCAGGCGCCCCGGCTGACCGACCACCGCAGCTACAGCGAGGAGCTGACCGGCCGCACCATCGTGGTGTTCGGCGGCAGCTACGGCATCGGCCACGAGTTGACCGAGCTGGCCCGCCGCTTCGGCGCCCAGGTCTTCCCGTTCAGCCGTTCCAGCACCGGCACCCACGTGGAGCGGGCCGAGGACGTCGAGGCCGCGCTGACGACCGCGTTCGAGGCCACCGGTCGGATCGACCACGTGGTGGTCACCGCCGGGATCCTGGAGCGGGGCGAGCTCGCCGAGATGGACGAGGAGACCATGGACCGGGTGCTCCAGGTCAACTTCGTCGGCCCGGTGACCATCGCCCGACAGGCGCTGCCCTACCTGCAACAGACCAAGGGCCAGTTGCTGCTCTACACCTCCAGCTCCTACACCCGGGGCCGGGCCCGCTACGCGCTCTACTCGGCCACCAAGGCCGCCCTGGTCAACCTCACCCAGGCGCTCGCCGACGAGTGGGCCGACGTCGGCGTACGCGTCAACTGCATCAACCCGGAGCGGACCGCCACCCCGATGCGGACGCGGGCCTTCGGCGAGGAGCCGGAGCACACGCTGCTCGCCGCGGAGGCCGTCGCCCAGTCGTCCCTGGACGTGCTGATCTCCGACCTGACCGGCCAGGTGATCGACGTACGCCGGGCGCCCGGTGACGGGGTGACGCCGAGCGTTCCGGCGCAGGGCGGGCCGGGTCAGGTCGAGACGTCGGCCGACGTGGCGTCGGCCAACTGA
- a CDS encoding DUF952 domain-containing protein, which produces MIYKLLPSTEWDDALATGAFTGSALDRQDGFIHLSGGDQVVETARRHFAGVTGLTLLSVAEDRLGDALRWEPSRGGQLFPHVYGPLPVAAVVAAQALPADTPVPEAVAALLG; this is translated from the coding sequence GTGATCTACAAACTGCTGCCCAGCACGGAGTGGGACGACGCCCTCGCCACCGGCGCCTTCACCGGCTCCGCCCTGGACCGGCAGGACGGCTTCATCCACCTCTCCGGCGGCGACCAGGTCGTGGAGACGGCGCGGCGACACTTCGCCGGCGTGACCGGGCTGACGCTGCTGAGCGTGGCGGAGGACCGGCTGGGCGACGCGTTGCGGTGGGAGCCGTCGCGCGGGGGGCAGCTCTTCCCGCACGTGTACGGTCCGCTGCCGGTCGCCGCGGTGGTGGCGGCGCAGGCGTTGCCCGCGGACACCCCGGTTCCCGAGGCGGTCGCCGCCCTCCTGGGCTGA
- a CDS encoding TetR/AcrR family transcriptional regulator, protein MTTEKRRAPAGAAVLRDEITAAIRRALMQELAAVGYGRLSIEAVARRAGVSKTAIYRRWSSKLDLVLEIVAAAAHGKLPALDTGTLRGDLALLFQAVAHALRHPLASQIIPDLLAEAARNPSIDETLRRVLRARQQEIGGRLVTRAVQRGELPADTDPDAAIDLIVGPLYWRLAIARLPITDTYLDNLVESVAVGLGADRVLPRPRPAPIAG, encoded by the coding sequence ATGACGACCGAGAAGAGGCGGGCCCCGGCCGGAGCGGCGGTGCTGCGCGACGAGATCACCGCGGCGATCCGGCGTGCGCTGATGCAGGAGCTCGCCGCCGTCGGCTACGGCCGGCTCTCCATCGAGGCGGTGGCCCGCCGGGCCGGCGTCAGCAAGACGGCGATCTACCGGCGGTGGAGTTCGAAGCTCGACCTGGTGTTGGAGATCGTCGCCGCGGCGGCACACGGCAAACTGCCGGCGCTGGACACCGGCACCCTGCGCGGTGACCTCGCTCTGCTGTTCCAGGCGGTGGCGCACGCGTTGCGGCACCCGCTGGCGTCGCAGATCATCCCGGACCTGCTGGCCGAGGCCGCCCGCAACCCGAGCATCGACGAGACCCTGCGTCGGGTGCTGCGCGCGCGCCAACAGGAGATCGGCGGTCGCCTGGTCACCCGCGCGGTGCAGCGCGGCGAGCTGCCCGCCGACACCGACCCGGACGCGGCGATCGACCTGATCGTCGGCCCGCTCTACTGGCGGCTGGCCATCGCCCGCCTGCCGATCACCGACACCTACCTCGACAACCTGGTCGAGTCAGTGGCCGTCGGACTCGGTGCGGACCGCGTCCTGCCCCGACCCCGTCCGGCCCCGATCGCGGGTTGA